The genomic window AGCTGAACTTGAGCTTCACGTAGTGCTTCAAGATGGCGATTCCAGGCAGGGTGCCGTGCGTGGGCCGCATTCACCCGCGGGAAGACGACTACAGGGAGTCCGAGCGTGCCAAGGGCTTCACTGACCTGCGTCAGCGCCTGATTGTCCTGGATTCCCGTCGCGAGCTTGGCGACCATGTTGGCGCTCGCGGGGGCGACCACGTAGCAGTCGACGGGCGGGTGCGGCCGGTCGTCCCCAGGGAGCCGCGGCTCATCCCGTACCGGGAGTCCCGTCAGAGCTTCCAACCGAGCCAGTTCCCCGCTCATCCGGAGCCAATTCCCTGCGGTAGGCGTCAGCGTGACGGCTACCTGCCAGCCGCGAGCGATCGCAGGTTCGACCAACCCTGTACGAAGCGCCTCCACTCCGCCGGCCGCCGAACCCACGACTCCGAGAACCCCGCGCTTCCCCGTACTCACTGCACCGCCCTGCATCGTTGCGCCATCACGAACACCTCGGAAGAGCGAGCGCCGGCGGTCACTGGTGACTGCTTGGTCAGGTCCCGCAACGTCTCGCGCACTCTGGGATTGTTTCGTACGAGCTGTGGCGACGTACGCTCGGCCTTCCGCAGCTCCGCGAAGGCCTCGTCACCGTGACCCGCGAGCGAGAGCGCGCGGGCGAAGTCGATCCGATGCGAGACGCTGCGCTCCTGCGGCATATGGTCCACGTTGATCCGACCGTTCTCCACCACGTAGGCCACGTTGTCGAGGTCCAGCTCGATGGATAGTCGGTGCAGCAGTACGTTCGTGGGCCCGAAGCCGGTCTGCCAGTAGTTCTCATCTGAGCCGAGATCATCCGCGAGCGCTTCGGCGCGGCTCAGAAGTCCGGCAGCAGTCGGGCGGTCCTGGTGTCGTGCCGCGGCGACGGCAGCCCGCAGGTGAATCATGCCGAGCAGGCTCAGCGCGGACGGGTCGCTCTCCTCTACCTGAGGAGCCAACCAGCGCGCTGTGGCCTCGCCCAGCTCCATTGCTGCCTCATAGCGGCCGTTGGCGAGAAGAGCATGAGTTCCGGAACGTGCGGCGGATGCCAACACCAAGGGGTCATCGGAGGCGTCTGCCGCTTGCATGGCGCGCTCTGCCGCGAGCCATGAGATATCGGACTCCCCGATCTTCGCTAGCGTCGTCGCCGCAAGGTGATGAGTGCGGGCCGACACTGCCCAGCAATCGCGACGATCCTCCTCGCGCCGCGCCGCTCGATCCTCCAGCTCTTGCGCAGTCTGGAGAAGTGCGGGGAGCGCAGCGATCACGCTGCCGAGCCGACCGCCCTGGTAGTCGTTCCACGCCTTCTCGACGCGCACAGCGACCGGAGCAGGTGTGGGGAGCTGAGCATCCGCCTCCGGCCCAAACAGAAGACGGGAAAGACGACGCGGACTCATGAGCGCGTCGCGCACAGCCGGCACGTCGTCCTGCTGCTTCTCGTCTTCCACGAGCATGGACTGACCGACCAGGTCCCCGAGCGGGACTCGCAGGATGCGGGCAAGCTCCGCAAGCATGTCAATCCGCGGCGGCTTGCGCCTGCCGGTTTCCGCCTTCGCCAGCCAGTCAGTACTGCGGCCGACCAACCCGGCCAGTACCTCTTGCGTGTATCCGCGGCGCTTCCGACAGAAGGCGATCCGCTCGCCAATGCTGAGATGGTCTCCAAGACCACGCATGAGTGTTGCCTCCAGGCGGTGAGGGGCAGATATCAAGGTAGCGAGGTGGTGACATGAGGTCCCCACGAGGAACAAGGTCCGAGCGTCAGCCGTTCGAGACCCGGGCAGTCCATCCCTGGCGGAAGGAGATGGCCAGGTCGTTCGCCGTACGCACCGAGCTGTGATCACGAATAAGCCTCAGACACCCAGCGCCTACGTCGCTGAGGCTCAGGAAAGTCGCTTCGAAACGATGGGCTGATCTGCGAACACCCGATAGCCTGTAGCTTCACCACGGACCAAAGGGAACAAACGGACGTAAAGCGGCAGGACGAGCGGGAGAGGGGGCAGGATGACGATCACCGATATCGGAGGCGCGGCCCTTGAGGTCCGCATCACCCCAAGCCATCAAAGACTCGACCTGCAAGCGTACACAAGCATTCTTTCCGAGGTCCGGAAGTCTCTAGAAGAAGTTGACCGCATCGCCATTCCCGCTCGGACCCCTCGCATGCAATGGGCGATTAAGGATATGAGCATGCGGCAAGACGTTCGCATCCTCCTCGTGCCCAAAGTGATTCCAAATAAGCGGGCCATTTCCACGCTCAGTGTTCCAACTGAGGGTCTCGTAAGCGGTGTGCGATCCCTTTCGAGGGTGGCTGAGATTCCTGCCTACTTTACCGATGCGACAGTTCATAGAGTTGAGCAAATCGGAAAGCATGTACGTTCTGGAGATGTTGATCGGGTTTCGGTAGCCAGCATGCGTATCCCGACGGAAGCGGCAGTTGTCGATCAGGCAACAACCATTAATGCTGCGCGCGCGATTGAGCCCGTGAAGAAATCGTTCTCTAGCGTCACGGGAGTGCTCGAAGTGCTAGAGCATCGAACGGGTCGCTCCCCAAGGGCATTCTTGCGAGTCGATGGGTCCAAGCATGGAGTGAGGGTCGAAGCAAGAGAGGATCAATCCTCTCTCCTTCGAGAGGCTTGGGGGGAGCGGGTGCTGGCAGAGGGTCTACTCAAACGAAACATCCTAGGGCAGCCTGTCTCGCTCGTGCTAGACACTATCGAAAATGCCCCGGATCGGGGAAACGCCCTGAGTCCATGGGAATTGCTGGGTGTAGACCCAGATTTCACCGAAGGGCTTAGTACCGAGGAATACATCAGGCGGGTGAGGCGTGGTTGAGCCATTGGTATACGTGGATTCGTGCATATTCATCAACGTCATCCGCCGTGAGGCGGCGCTGTGGCCAGACTCTCTGAAAGTTCTGATGGCTGCGCACCGTGGCGATATTCGATTGGTCGCTTCAACCTTGCTGCTTGTCGAGCTGAACGGACAGAAGCGATCTGATGAAAGCGACTTCCGGACGGCCCGCGACAAGCTTGTAAATCAGTATCTGGATTCACTCGATGTTGAGTGGGTGGAAGTCGATCACATAACCGCACGGGAGGCCAGGCAGGTCTCTGAGCGTCACCGCCTCCTCGGTGCGGATGCGGCTCATCTGGCGACTGCAATACGCAGAGATGCCGACTACTTCATCTCGCGCGATAGCCAATTCCCCTATGGGACGACGGTGGGGGCGCGAACCAAAGTCGTCCAGCCCACCGTTCTCTGGAACCCAACCACCGATGACATAGCTGTTGACCAAGAGGCGGCACGGGAGTCGTCCTGAAATACTCGGCCTGGCTGCCACTCGCGTCCGGCTGTCCGACTGTCCGGTTGAGCCGGTGACCTGCGAGAACAGCCCGGACAGCTCCAAGCGTCGCTGTCCGGGCTGTCCGGTGTCAGCTCCGGTGCCCGACCTTGGGGCGCAAAGACCACCTTCTACCCGTCGAGACCCCGTAGCGCTCTGACCAGATCATGTGCTGGCCTTGCATCAACATCGCGAGTCCAACGCCTCTGAAGAGCGCCAGGTAGCCGACGTTGTACTTGCCAAGCAGGCCATCGACGAACGTGGCGACAGGCGGTAGTGACGCACCGAAGGATCGATGCCGTTTGAACGGATCGGGGCACATGAACACGGGGATTCTGTCGAATCCCTGCCAGTCGACGTGTGCATAGTCAATGGCTTGTGCGACCCAGCCCGTCGTGTCCCTCCGGTCGGCATGCGCGACGTAGGAGTACCAGGCCTTGAACTCGACGCCGAGGGAGATAGCTGGGTTCTTCCAGCAGTGGGCGTCCTTCGGGGTGAGTATCGCGTCTATGCGGCACGGAGCGCCCGTCGGGTGCTTGCCAGGGACCTCTCGCCGCACATGGAACCAGGGCTCCAGACGTCCAAGCACTCCAACCATGAGGCTCGACTCATCCGGGAAGCCCGAAAGTGGGACTTGCTCACCGTAGGCATGCCCGCTACCCCAGTCTTGGGTTTCGTCGAACGGGGTGGGCTCGCCGGCGAGTGGCTGGAAGGTCGCAGCTGCTCTCCTCCATAACGTTCGCGTTTCTTCATGATCCGAATCCATGCCCACAGCCCTTCCACGGTCGCGTCACTCGACAGTGCTGTAGCGACTCTTGTGCACGTACAGGCAGGCTGAAACATTGGGTGGTTGAATCGCGAACCTCACCATGTTTCAGCAGTCGTGGGCGAAGCCGACGTTGGGAAGTCGTGTCGCCGGAGGCGACTCCTCATCGAGGTGCCGTGAGGCGGCTGTGGACGAGGGGTGGACGGCGGACGCCCCCGTCTCGTACTCGTCAGGCTCCGCCGCAGGTCAACGAGGGTGCTAATGCGTGAACGCCAGAAGTCTGTAAATCCGTCGGCTTAGCCTACCCAGGTTCGAATCCTGGCGCCGCCACGCGATGAAATGGCCCTTGATCTGCGGAAACGCGGATCAAGGGCCATTTTGCTGCATCTGCGATGAGGGCGTGGCTGTGCCGCCCTGGTCTTGGCGTTGGCTGCCTCATCACCACCCTTCAGGGGGAGGAGCGAGCCGGAGCGGGCCCGGCTCTCCCGGAGTCGGATGAGGCTCCAGCCCTGGCGCGGGAGGTCGCAATCCCTGAGCCGGCGCCCGACCAGCTCACCGGGGCGGGCGGCGGAGTAGTAGATGCACCGAAGAACGCTTCCAGGTGCTGCCCGCGGGCAACCCCGCTTCCGTACGGCCGCAAAGAGAGCGGTGACCTGTTCAGGGTTCGGGACGGCCTCGGGGGCTACTTCCTCCTCCATCTTCTCCGGGGCCTTCCAACGGACAGCGGGGAGCGGGTTCTCGGTCGCCGTGGACGCTGACCATCCGGACCGATCAGCTCAGCTCCGCTGAGTCGGCCCGCGACATCAACGACGTGGTGAAGGAACGGAAGACGGCCGAGCCCCGGAGCATCAGGGAGCCGGTCGGATGACCACCCTCGGCATCCTGCATCCGAGCAGCATGGGCGGGGCTGTTGCTGCTCAGGCAAGGCTCAGCGGAGCAGAGGTCTTGTGGTGCGGCCGTCGCCGAGGACGGCAAGCGCGGTCTCTCCCGCCACGATGGCCAACATCAGCGCCATCATGCCGGCACCCGGGGCAACGGTGGTCGACGGCTCCGTTATCGGTTCGCCCTCATCGGCCTCGAGAGCACGCGGCTCTATCTCTCAGGACCGTCACCGGCGCTGTCTCCCGTGGCACGACTCTTCGACGGAAGCGCCGTTCAGGCTCACCTCCTGCCCGGCGGCGTCGGGCGAGCATCGGCTCTCAAGCTGTCGTACCGCAGCTACCAGAAAGCGAGCCGCGTCCTTGCAACTGTCTCGTACGAACTGGCCTGTTCCTATGGTGTGGAGGACGAGCTGGCCGACATCGCACAGGGCCGTCCGAAGGCGGCCGCGCGTTCGTGGCGCTGGGGTCCGGAGATGAGAGAAGTAGCGTTCGCCCTCGAAGAGGCCGGACTGCCTTCCGATCTGGCCGTCGCGTCAGCCGCGGTCATGAGCCGGTGGGGCAGCCTCAAGGGCTCAGACCAGGACATCTCCCAGGTGCTCGATCTGCTGCATGGCCCCTCACCGTCACCCGAAAGGCGCAACAGGACGTGCCCACATGGGTGAAGATAAGCTGATTAGTACCCCCAACCGAGTAATCCGTGAAAGGGGAACCAAATGCGCATTCGACGAATCTTCGCCGCCGTTGCTGCCACGGCAGCCCTCGCCGGACTCGGCCTCACGGGCGCCGCCACTGCCACCGCCGCCACCGCACAGGGCGCCCCGTCCTACGTCAGCCCTTCTCAGTGCGAGCAGGGCGGCGGAACGGCCGATCTGACGGACAACACCTGCAAGGGCGGTACGTACAACGGGGAGAAGATCGACTGAACCGCACAAAGCGCCCCGCAGTCACCCGCCGCGGGGCGCTCCCCGCGCGAGCGTAGCCAGGACAGTCGCAGGGACTGTGTCGACCCGTCGGGCACGCTAATCAGGGCAATCGCAGCCGCAGACGTGGGAGTTGTCGCAGTGGCAGTAGCCATGCCCTCGCCGCAGGCTCGTCTTCCGGGCCGTCGAGGGGCTTACGCCGCTGTGGGGCGAGGTCCAGGCACTGGGCAGCCGTGCTGCGCGACAGGGCGCGGTCCCGAGTCTGCGCGGCGACTGGTGTCCCAGCCGTCCGACTGTCCGGCTGAACCGCTGACCTGTGGTGACACCCCGAACGGCCCAATTCAGTAGCCGAAGGCGACTTCCGCTACTCACTTCGTCGCGCGACGCATGCCACGTCATCGCAAGGGAAGCCATAGGTTTCGACGCATCTGCGGGAATTGAATGCACGGCCTCCGGAAGCTCATCCAGGATGAGAGGGCATCGTGTCGACCGAGACGTCGATCGCCAGCCGTGCGGCAGCATCGCCCGCAGTTGCGGTTGAGAGGAAACGCACCGTCAGGTGATCTTGACCGTACTTCCGTCGGGGAGCGAGCACACAGTGCCGCCGTATGGGATGGTCTTAACCGCTCCGCCCTGTGCTGTGCATTCTTCGGCGGTGATGGTGGTGATGGTCGGGAACGTCACTGCTTGGGCGGCGGCAGCGCCAATGGCGCTCATGCCGGCGAGCGTTGCAGTGGCAAGAGTGAGGCCGATCAGTCGTCGTATGCACATGGGTCACTCCACTCCGGTGCCCCCGGTCCGGTCCCCACTTGAGGACGACCAGTTCCTGAAGCCAGGGGCGCCCTATTACCCAGCATGGGCGTCGGCCGGCAGGCTCGCGAGTCCGATCCTGAGGATGGCCCGTGGCTTCGTGGGACGGAGCTCAGCAGCTGTCGTTTCGAAGCCCTGAGAGCAAGATCTGGACCACATGTGGACGGCCGCGCGGCCTGATGGCGTTAACCGCTTACACCGCAGGTCAACGGGGGTGCCGAGGCCTGAATGGCAGAAGGCCGTAAATCCGGCAACTTAGCCTGCCCAGGTTCGAATCCCGGCGCCGCCACGCGATGAAAACGGCCCGTGATCTGCGGAAACGCAGATCAGGGGCCGTTTCGTGTACGCCGGAGCTCCTTGCCGTCGTCCCGTGGTCCACGTCTATGGAGCTGGGAGTGCAAGCCACCGAGCGGGTGTGGAGGGCCACCCGCACCGGCACCACGAGCGCCCCTACACGCGCTTCCACATCCTTCTGGTGGGCCGGCTCTTCCGGAAGGCATCCCAGGCCAAGGCGGCGCACCGGCTGGGCGACCCGGTTGGCTGGGCGAGGTCATCAAAGAGGCCCTCGTCCCGGCTGCCTCGGATCCCGCCTGGCAATTGGTCGCCGAGCCGCGGTTCTGCCGGTAGTGGTACGCGTTCGGGGGCACCGGGATCGAGCTGGTGCCGGGTGGGGCGATGGTCCTGTGGTGGGACGAGCACGGTCGCTTTCCGGCACCGGTGGCGGCTTGGCTGCCGGAGCCGGGTGGCCTCGTCGAGATCCCGCCAGGGCGCGGCCGCAGGGGCTGACGGCCGCGGTACGCGACGGGCCCCGCACGTCGATTCGTGGCATCGCGCCGCTCATTGGGTGTTCGCGACCCGTTCACATCGCGACCCTACGTTCACAGAATGCCAGAAATCTCCAGCCGGGTGCGCGAGTCCCACGTGCCCCGTCAGCGTGGTGGCGCCGCGCTCGTCTCGTATGTACTGCCCGTCTTCAACGAACAGGACGGGATTCGCCACTTCCACGACGAGCTCGTGGCAGCGTTGGGTGAACGCCCCGAGTTCACCTATGAGTTGGTGTACGTGAACGACGGGTCCGCCGATGGCACCCTGGCCATCCTGGAGGACATCGCGAAGAACGACCGGCGCGTCCGGATCGTCGACTTCGCGCGCAACTTCGGACACCAGATGGCCATCACGGCCGGTATCGACGAGGCCCGCGGCGACGCCGTCATCGTCATGGACACCGACCTCCAGGACCCGCCGAAGGTCAGCCTTGAGCTGATCGACGCCTGGCGGGACGGCGCGGAGATCGTGCATGCCCGGCGGCGTACCCGGCAGGACACGCTCTTCAAGCGGGCCACCGCGCACGCCTACTACCGGCTGCTGCGGTCCTCCACCGATGTGGACATCCCGCTGGACACCGGCGACTTCCGGCTCATGGACCGCCGCGCCGCCGATGAGCTGCGGCGTTTCCGTGAGCGCAGCCGGTTCGTGCGCGGCATGGTCGCCTCGATGGGCTTCCGCCAGAGCGAGGTGCACTTCGACCGGGACGAGCGGTTCGCCGGCGAGACGAAGTACCCGCTGCGCAAGATGGCGCGGCTGGCGATCGACGGGCTGACCGGGTTCTCCACCGCGCCCCTCCAGATGATCACCAAGCTGGGCTTCGCCGTGCTCGCGCTGTCGCTCCTCGGCATCTGCTACGCACTCGCCATGAAGGTGCTGCGGCCCGAGATCACGGTCTCCGGCTGGACGATGCTGATGGTGGTCGTGCTGTTCCTGGGCGGTGTGCAGATGCTCTCGCTCGGTGTGCTGGGCAGCTACATCGGGCGTACGTACAGCGAGGTGCAGGGCCGGCCTCTGTACACCGTGCGACAGGTCATCGCGCATGACCACGACGGGGCGGCGGGCGACGACGGGACCGCCAGCAGGACCGCCGGCAACGGCAACGGCACCGGCGATGACGACTGACAGTACGGTGACGGCCGAGGACGGGCCCTCGGCCGACGGTGCGGCAGCGGTGGCCGACGGCGCGGTGCGCACCGAGGCCCCCGCGGGCGACGACACACGCGCACGCGACGTCCGTCAGCTGATCACCTACGCGCTCGTCGGCGGCAGCGGCGTTCTGCTGGACATGGGCGCGTTCCTGCTGCTCTACAACGTGATCGGGCTGCACGAGCAGGTGGCCAACATCCTCTCCACCAGCCTCGGCATCACCAACAACTTCGTCCTCAACGCCCTGTTCACGTTCAGCAAGCGCGACCGTCTGCTGGTGCGCTACCTGCGCTTCTACGCCGTCGGCCTGACCGGCATCGCCCTGACCTTCGTGCTGCTCGCGGTGTTCTCCCGCGGGCTCGGCATCGATCCGAACCTGGTGAAGGCCGGCTCGCTGCCGGTGGTGCTGGTCTTCCAGTTCGTGCTCAACAGAAAGTGGAGTTTCGCATGAATCTCGGCGTCATCGGCGCGGGAGCAACCGGCCTGACCGCCGCGTACGACGCGGTCAAGCAGGGCCACGCGGTCACCGTCCTGGAGGCCGCCGACGAGCTCGGCGGGCTCGCCGCGTCGATCCCCGTCGGGGGAGTGCCGCTGGAGCGCTACTACCACCACATCTTCCGCAGCGACCGCCAGATGATCGAGCTCATAGAGGAGCTGGGTCTCGGCGGTGACCTGCGCTTCCACAAGACCACGACCGGGGTGTTCCGCAACGGGCGGATGCACCCCTTCAGCACCCCGCTGGAGATGCTGGGCTCCCCGCTGTACGGGCTGCCGGCCGGCATCCGCTTCGGTCTGTCGTCGGCGTGGCTGAAGGTGGTACGCGACGGCGAGCGCTTCAACGACCGCACCGCGCTGAGCTGGTTGAACAAGTGGGCGGGGCGGCGCGCCACCGAGGCCGTCTGGGAGCCGCTGCTGCGCGGCAAGTTCGGCGACCGCGCCGACCAGGTGTCGATGGCCTGGCTGTGGGCGAGAGTCCACTGCCGCACCTTCGAACTGGGCTACCTGGACGGCGGGTTCGAGCGGGTGTACGCGGCGCTGCGCGACCGGATCGCCGAGCGCGGCGGCAAGGTCGAGTTCGGCAAGCGGATGGAGACGATCCGCCAGGACGGCGACGACGGCCCGGTCACGGTGAACACCGCCGACGGCGCCTCGTACACCTTCGACCGGCTGATCGTCACCACTCCGCAGCCCGCCTTCGCGAAGGCGGCCGACGCGCCGGCCGACGACGCGGTGTGGCGCAACCAGTACCTGGGCGCCACCTGCTTCGTCCTTGAGCTGGACCGCAGCGCCATCCCGTACTACTGGCTCAACATCAACGAGCCGGACTTCCCCTTCCTCGCCGTCGTCGAGCACACGAAGATGGTCGACCGGGCGCAGTACGGCGGCCGCCACATCCTCTACGTGGGCAACTACGTCGAGCGGGACGACTGGCGCTTCACCACCGAGCCGGGCGAGCTGCTGGAGCGGTATCTGCCGTGGCTCAAGAAGCTCAACCCGGAGTTCGACCGCTCCTGGATCCAGGACTGGCACTTCTCGCGGGCGCCGTTCGCGCAGCCCGTGGTCACGCCCGAGTACAAGGCGCTGATCCCCGGCCACGACACCCACCTCAGCCGGGTGACGCTGGCGACGATGGCGCAGATCTACCCCCAGGACCGGGGGCAGAGCTACTCGGTGGAGCTCGGGCACAAGGCGGCGAGGATCGCCGGGGCGGCCTGACCTTCCCCGGCCACTGGCTCCACCGGCCACTGGCTCCACCGGTCACCGGTCACTGGACCTCTGGTCTCCGGCCTTCGGCCCCGGCCACGACGAAGGCCCCGGCGGTGCGCAAGCCCGCCGGGGCCTTCGTATGCCGTGCGCCGTGACGCCGCGCGCGGGTCAGTGCGGGTGGCGCAGGGGGCACACCACGAGCTGCTGGCCCTGCGTCGGCTTGGGGCACTCGTACGTGTTCCGGATCGCGGCGGCGATACGGGGGTTGATCACGCCGAGCGACATCCAGCTGGGGTGGTAGACGGCGTACGCGGCCGGGTGCTCCTGGGTGACACAGCGCACGTTCTCCCTGGTGGACGTGAGCGAGGCCGCCTTGGTGAGCTGCTTGGGCACGTTCAGGAAGGTGGGGAAGGGGTAACGGCAGGCGGTCGGGTGGCCGATGTAGTACGCCTGCTGGCCGAAGGACAGGTAGAGCACCTCTGCCCCGTCGGGCAGTTCGGCCCTGACCTGCTCGGCGGCGGCCTCGGCCGACTGCGACTGCTGCTTGAGTTCGGCGTTCGTGGTGACGACGGTCCCGAGGATCACCCGGACCCCGGAGGTGGGCCAGACGGTCGCGGCCAGGCACACGGCGAGCGCGAGGGTGGTCAGGGCCACGGGGGCACCACGCCGGCGCGGGCGGGGCGCGACACGGGAGACACGGGCGCGGGCACGCAGGACGTCGACGAGCGCGGCGACGAGGGAGGCGGCGGACGCGAGCCAGGCGAGCACCGCCGTGTCCACGTCGGTCCGTACGAACGCGAGCAGCGGCGTCAGCACCCCGAGCAGGAAGGCGAGCACGGTCAGGCACAGCGGGGGCCGGCCGTGCCTGCCGTACCAGCGGCCGATCGCGAGACCGGTCAGCGCCGCGGCCACGACGGGAAGGTTCTCCCCGTGGTACGCAAACCAGTTGCCCTGGTAGACCACGACGGACAGGCCGCCGGCGACGAGGAGCACGGTGACCAGCGTGGCCTCGATGCGCCGGCGGCGGGACGAGAGGGTCGTCGCGAACAGCAGCAGCGCGCCCGGCAGCAGCGCGAGAACCGGTGTGACCGTGATCCGGTCGCCCAGATAGTCGGCGGTCCGCTGGAGCAGATCGGAGGCGACGACGGGTTCGCTGCCGAACGCGTGCGCGTTGATGTACGGCATGTCGCGCAGCCACTGGAGTTCGCGCGAGCCGGCCCAGGCGCTGAACGCGAACAGCAGACCGGTGGCGACGGCGGTTGCGGCGGCGAGCAGCAGGGCCCGTACGCGGTCCACGGCGAAGACGATCAGCAGCGCCATCGCCGCGGTGCCCGCGGTGGAGTACTTCATCAGCACGGCGAGGCCGAGCGGGAGCGAGGCGAGAGCGGCGGCCTGCCAGCGGCTGCGGATGCCGAGTGCGGCGGCGAGGGCTCCCATCGCGAGGACGATCGCGAACCACTCCGGCTGCAGGTAGTCGATGACGGGCGCGAAGGCGAGCGTCAGGGCGGCCAGGCCCGCGGTGAGGGCCGCGTCCCGCTCGGGCATCCGCCGGCGCAGGGCCCGGTGCAGCAGAAGTCCGGCCGCCGCGGCCAGGACGATGCCGACGAGCCGCATGAGGCCCTCGCTCACCGCAATCGGCGCGCTGCCGGTTGCGCCGCCGGTGACGAAGTCCAGAGCGGCGAGGACCCAGCGGTAGAAAAGGGGGCGGTGGGCGAATATCTCCGAGGGGGAGATGCCGCCTTCTCCGGTCGTCCGCATAGCCGCCAGTACATAGCGGATATCGAGAAAGACACCCGCCGTGAGCGTGGTGTAGATCAGCAGCGCGGCGGTGGTGATGGCGGTGGTCCACCCCGCGGGGGAGGTGAAGCGCAGCGGGCGGGAGGCCGGTCTGCGCGGGCTCTGTCTGCGCTGGATCGCAGGCGGAGTTGAGGTGGATATATCGGTCACGTCCGCGAACCTAGCACCGTATTCGGGCGGAATTACGGGGCGGTGGACGGGGATTCGACCGGGTCGCCAGTTCTTCATCTGGAATTTGCTTGGGTGGCGATTGAGGGGCGAGGGACCCGGCGAATCGCGAGGGATCCGGAGAAGAGCGAGGGACTCGGAGAAGAGCGAAGGATCCGGCGAAGAGGAGTGCGCGGGCCGAGGGCTCAGTTGCCCGCGATGTCCTTGACCGCGACCACCACCGGCACCGTCCCGCTGATCAGCTCCAGGGTCAGACCGGCCGTCGCCGGCGTCTCCAGCAGCTCCGCCAGGACCGCCGCGACGTCGTCGCGCGGCACCGGGCCGCGGCCGGTGTGCGCCTCCAGGCGCACGAGACCGGTCCCCGCGTCGTTCGTCAGCATCCCGGGGCGCAGGATCGTCCACTCCAGGCCGCTCTGCGCGCGCACGTACGCGTCCGCCGCGCCCTTCGCCCGCAGGTAGGCGTC from Streptomyces sp. FIT100 includes these protein-coding regions:
- a CDS encoding NAD(P)/FAD-dependent oxidoreductase, translating into MNLGVIGAGATGLTAAYDAVKQGHAVTVLEAADELGGLAASIPVGGVPLERYYHHIFRSDRQMIELIEELGLGGDLRFHKTTTGVFRNGRMHPFSTPLEMLGSPLYGLPAGIRFGLSSAWLKVVRDGERFNDRTALSWLNKWAGRRATEAVWEPLLRGKFGDRADQVSMAWLWARVHCRTFELGYLDGGFERVYAALRDRIAERGGKVEFGKRMETIRQDGDDGPVTVNTADGASYTFDRLIVTTPQPAFAKAADAPADDAVWRNQYLGATCFVLELDRSAIPYYWLNINEPDFPFLAVVEHTKMVDRAQYGGRHILYVGNYVERDDWRFTTEPGELLERYLPWLKKLNPEFDRSWIQDWHFSRAPFAQPVVTPEYKALIPGHDTHLSRVTLATMAQIYPQDRGQSYSVELGHKAARIAGAA
- a CDS encoding GtrA family protein, which gives rise to MTTDSTVTAEDGPSADGAAAVADGAVRTEAPAGDDTRARDVRQLITYALVGGSGVLLDMGAFLLLYNVIGLHEQVANILSTSLGITNNFVLNALFTFSKRDRLLVRYLRFYAVGLTGIALTFVLLAVFSRGLGIDPNLVKAGSLPVVLVFQFVLNRKWSFA
- a CDS encoding glycosyltransferase family 2 protein, with the protein product MPEISSRVRESHVPRQRGGAALVSYVLPVFNEQDGIRHFHDELVAALGERPEFTYELVYVNDGSADGTLAILEDIAKNDRRVRIVDFARNFGHQMAITAGIDEARGDAVIVMDTDLQDPPKVSLELIDAWRDGAEIVHARRRTRQDTLFKRATAHAYYRLLRSSTDVDIPLDTGDFRLMDRRAADELRRFRERSRFVRGMVASMGFRQSEVHFDRDERFAGETKYPLRKMARLAIDGLTGFSTAPLQMITKLGFAVLALSLLGICYALAMKVLRPEITVSGWTMLMVVVLFLGGVQMLSLGVLGSYIGRTYSEVQGRPLYTVRQVIAHDHDGAAGDDGTASRTAGNGNGTGDDD
- a CDS encoding PIN domain-containing protein is translated as MVEPLVYVDSCIFINVIRREAALWPDSLKVLMAAHRGDIRLVASTLLLVELNGQKRSDESDFRTARDKLVNQYLDSLDVEWVEVDHITAREARQVSERHRLLGADAAHLATAIRRDADYFISRDSQFPYGTTVGARTKVVQPTVLWNPTTDDIAVDQEAARESS
- a CDS encoding flavoprotein, which gives rise to MQGGAVSTGKRGVLGVVGSAAGGVEALRTGLVEPAIARGWQVAVTLTPTAGNWLRMSGELARLEALTGLPVRDEPRLPGDDRPHPPVDCYVVAPASANMVAKLATGIQDNQALTQVSEALGTLGLPVVVFPRVNAAHARHPAWNRHLEALREAQVQLVYGPHVWPLYEPREAPSGRPLPWAAVLNAAENAVM
- a CDS encoding helix-turn-helix domain-containing protein, whose translation is MRGLGDHLSIGERIAFCRKRRGYTQEVLAGLVGRSTDWLAKAETGRRKPPRIDMLAELARILRVPLGDLVGQSMLVEDEKQQDDVPAVRDALMSPRRLSRLLFGPEADAQLPTPAPVAVRVEKAWNDYQGGRLGSVIAALPALLQTAQELEDRAARREEDRRDCWAVSARTHHLAATTLAKIGESDISWLAAERAMQAADASDDPLVLASAARSGTHALLANGRYEAAMELGEATARWLAPQVEESDPSALSLLGMIHLRAAVAAARHQDRPTAAGLLSRAEALADDLGSDENYWQTGFGPTNVLLHRLSIELDLDNVAYVVENGRINVDHMPQERSVSHRIDFARALSLAGHGDEAFAELRKAERTSPQLVRNNPRVRETLRDLTKQSPVTAGARSSEVFVMAQRCRAVQ
- a CDS encoding DUF1932 domain-containing protein — translated: MARLFDGSAVQAHLLPGGVGRASALKLSYRSYQKASRVLATVSYELACSYGVEDELADIAQGRPKAAARSWRWGPEMREVAFALEEAGLPSDLAVASAAVMSRWGSLKGSDQDISQVLDLLHGPSPSPERRNRTCPHG